The following coding sequences lie in one Planktothrix sp. FACHB-1365 genomic window:
- a CDS encoding mannosyltransferase family protein has translation MNYRKVLTQLFAKLLDFLTQIATICQSNGIIFALTMGILSRSMILLTFFAIAFFSPVSSQWGWGVFSAWDSPLYQIIATSGYEIINQKEPGGNVAFFPLFPLLIRGLMNLGLSFEVAGVLINNLAFFGALILLYQWVEITNNPQAARWATAILAWCPLSIFGTVIYTEGLFLFLSIATLKAFDLEKYPQVILWGSLATTTRITGIALIPAFLITAWQKRKPAIAYLSGLLSGCGLLFYSLYCWIKFNNPIAFITVQHTQWQRQTGFDSQGWLKMVMQILIGSQNWKKGTIVDPWHPLLVIIIAIIGYFIWRYRDQLGEIKFDYSFCFLLFILWLIAGDPLLNTAIILGGGYLLWYLRHELSLVAVNYGFCALGLLLASGGTISLSRLAYGIVSVSLALGVMLSHHRRWGYVTLGFFTLLLIIFSVRFAQHLWVA, from the coding sequence ATGAATTATCGGAAGGTGCTAACTCAACTTTTTGCTAAATTACTAGATTTTTTAACTCAAATTGCCACAATTTGTCAATCTAATGGGATTATTTTTGCCTTAACAATGGGGATACTGAGTCGCAGTATGATTCTGTTGACGTTTTTTGCAATTGCTTTCTTTTCTCCCGTTTCTTCTCAGTGGGGCTGGGGAGTTTTTTCTGCTTGGGATAGTCCCCTCTATCAAATTATTGCAACTTCGGGATATGAAATTATTAATCAGAAAGAACCGGGCGGAAATGTGGCATTTTTTCCATTATTTCCGTTATTAATTCGAGGATTAATGAATTTAGGCTTATCCTTTGAAGTGGCAGGGGTTTTAATTAATAATTTGGCTTTTTTTGGAGCTTTGATTTTACTGTATCAATGGGTGGAAATCACCAATAATCCTCAAGCTGCCCGTTGGGCAACAGCTATATTAGCTTGGTGTCCTTTATCGATTTTTGGTACTGTTATTTATACGGAAGGTTTATTTTTATTCTTGAGTATTGCTACCTTAAAAGCCTTTGATTTAGAAAAGTATCCTCAAGTGATTTTATGGGGGAGTTTAGCCACCACAACGCGCATTACTGGAATTGCTTTAATTCCTGCTTTTCTAATTACAGCTTGGCAAAAACGAAAACCTGCGATCGCTTATTTATCCGGCTTATTAAGTGGCTGTGGTTTATTATTTTATAGCCTCTATTGTTGGATAAAATTCAATAATCCTATTGCTTTTATTACCGTTCAACACACCCAATGGCAACGCCAAACCGGATTTGATAGTCAAGGCTGGTTAAAAATGGTGATGCAAATTTTAATCGGTTCTCAAAATTGGAAAAAAGGTACAATTGTTGATCCTTGGCATCCACTTTTAGTTATAATTATTGCTATAATCGGTTATTTTATTTGGCGATATCGTGATCAATTAGGAGAGATAAAATTTGATTATAGTTTTTGTTTTTTACTGTTTATTTTATGGTTAATTGCAGGTGATCCCTTACTCAATACAGCGATTATTTTAGGCGGAGGTTATTTACTGTGGTATTTACGCCATGAACTTAGTTTAGTCGCAGTAAATTATGGCTTCTGTGCGTTAGGTTTATTATTAGCGTCTGGCGGTACAATTTCCCTCAGTCGTTTAGCTTATGGGATTGTTTCTGTTAGTTTAGCTTTAGGGGTAATGCTATCCCATCATCGTCGTTGGGGTTATGTCACCTTGGGATTTTTTACCCTGTTACTGATTATTTTTTCAGTTCGCTTTGCTCAACATCTTTGGGTAGCTTAA
- a CDS encoding AI-2E family transporter, with the protein MTNSVFSPLQSRLLTGLLILVVSWLSFQFLGYVGELISILVTSGLIAFLLNYAVAKLERFIPRGIAAALVYLIAIVTFVIIALTLVPPVFNQGRQLITRLPELIESGRQQLAEFQVWSVERNLPFDVGILQQQLLSRIQSTIEPILTGSLGLVLGTFNWFFDLIFILVIAFYMLLDGERLWNLLITILSPQIREVLTFSLERNLKKFVLGQTLQGIFMAITLTFAFLMLKVPYFLLFAVVIGLLEIIPFVGATLGIGTVTIIVAFIDWWLALQVLAVAIAIQQVKDNIVAPRIMGDLTGLSPVIIFSALLLGGKIAGLLGFILAIPMAGVVKSIIEVVVDPTLPPQTGSFFYNPLDSKVNLTPTETLSLAEQERLKV; encoded by the coding sequence ATGACGAATTCTGTTTTTTCGCCTTTACAAAGTCGTTTACTCACGGGGTTACTGATTTTAGTCGTGAGTTGGTTAAGCTTTCAATTTTTAGGTTATGTTGGCGAATTAATCAGTATATTAGTTACCTCTGGATTAATTGCCTTTCTTCTGAACTACGCCGTAGCAAAATTAGAACGCTTTATTCCGCGAGGAATTGCCGCCGCTTTAGTGTATTTAATTGCCATTGTAACCTTTGTAATTATTGCCTTAACTCTTGTCCCCCCTGTCTTTAATCAAGGACGACAATTAATTACCCGATTACCGGAATTAATCGAATCAGGACGGCAACAGTTAGCCGAATTTCAAGTCTGGAGTGTTGAGCGTAATTTACCCTTTGATGTGGGAATTTTACAACAGCAACTGTTGTCTCGAATTCAATCAACCATTGAACCCATCCTGACCGGAAGTTTAGGCTTAGTTCTGGGAACCTTTAATTGGTTTTTTGACTTAATTTTTATTTTGGTCATTGCCTTTTATATGTTATTAGATGGGGAACGGTTATGGAACCTCCTAATCACTATTTTATCTCCCCAAATTCGAGAGGTTTTAACCTTTTCACTAGAACGAAATTTGAAAAAATTTGTTTTAGGACAAACCTTGCAGGGAATTTTTATGGCAATCACCTTAACCTTTGCCTTTTTAATGTTAAAAGTTCCCTATTTCCTATTATTTGCCGTTGTGATTGGATTATTGGAAATTATTCCATTTGTGGGAGCCACATTAGGAATTGGAACTGTCACTATTATCGTCGCTTTTATTGATTGGTGGCTGGCTTTACAAGTGTTAGCGGTTGCCATTGCAATTCAACAAGTGAAGGATAATATTGTTGCCCCTCGAATTATGGGAGATTTAACCGGATTAAGCCCTGTGATTATTTTTAGTGCTTTATTATTAGGAGGAAAAATAGCCGGATTATTAGGATTTATTCTGGCGATTCCGATGGCTGGGGTGGTTAAAAGTATTATTGAAGTGGTTGTTGATCCCACTTTACCTCCTCAAACCGGTTCCTTCTTTTATAATCCTTTAGATTCAAAAGTTAACTTAACGCCAACGGAAACTTTATCTCTAGCCGAACAAGAACGCTTGAAGGTGTAA
- a CDS encoding polysaccharide deacetylase family protein — MTKYILLNFDVEEFDAPLKYGEKIKPSVQFDISLMGLRNILSLLEHLHIRATFFVTANFALNHPELIEAIARTHEIASHGFYHSKFSPEDLWKSKQVLEEISGQTVSGFRMGEQQIINEQAILASGYQYHSSFNSNYYQGKRRTVHYCDHLLNLPLSVTPFVRFPLFGLSFKNLPFPLIQFASKMTLDSDRYLNLNFHPWEFTDISKFKLPNSMKRLSGIQLLNRLEKYLIWLKKQAEFSTISDWMNKIKP, encoded by the coding sequence ATGACGAAGTATATTCTCCTGAATTTTGATGTAGAAGAATTTGATGCTCCCCTGAAATATGGGGAGAAAATTAAACCTTCTGTCCAGTTTGATATTTCTTTAATGGGATTAAGAAATATCCTATCTTTACTCGAACATTTACACATTAGGGCTACCTTTTTTGTCACGGCTAATTTTGCATTGAATCATCCTGAATTAATAGAAGCGATCGCGAGAACCCATGAAATCGCTTCTCACGGTTTTTATCATTCTAAATTTTCCCCGGAAGATTTGTGGAAATCTAAACAAGTGTTAGAAGAAATTTCGGGACAAACGGTTTCTGGGTTCCGTATGGGAGAACAGCAAATCATTAATGAACAAGCGATTTTAGCATCAGGATATCAATACCATTCTTCCTTCAATTCGAATTATTATCAGGGTAAACGTCGCACAGTTCATTATTGTGATCATTTACTCAATCTTCCCCTCTCTGTAACACCCTTTGTCCGGTTTCCCCTCTTTGGGTTAAGTTTCAAAAACCTTCCCTTTCCGTTAATTCAGTTTGCTTCTAAAATGACTCTTGATAGCGATCGCTATCTCAATCTCAATTTTCATCCTTGGGAATTTACGGATATTTCTAAATTTAAACTTCCTAATTCTATGAAACGTCTATCAGGAATTCAATTATTAAATCGGTTAGAAAAGTATTTAATTTGGTTAAAAAAGCAAGCCGAATTTTCAACAATTTCCGACTGGATGAACAAAATTAAACCCTAA
- a CDS encoding YbaY family lipoprotein — MISTQNQQKSPFLVRLFLTSTLLTLTSALNIIPPVLAQREIDFATQGCRGVPQEAYFMTENYHINICQGQSGLFMAVSYRNGQLFDRFSVQQQRDGYAGNSQKASYQVNSRSFTIQPNNNQRPITERVLRTQGNQRPQESKVTGTITYRQRIALPPNSTVVVTLQDTTSPNRAPRNIAQQTIPLRGQQVPVPFSLIYNPAQIQQNGIYRIRAEIYVNGRLTWANMGQDRVITRGYPNNIEVIVQQLN, encoded by the coding sequence ATGATCAGCACCCAAAATCAACAAAAAAGTCCATTTCTTGTCCGTTTATTCCTAACGTCTACATTATTAACTCTAACATCAGCCCTTAATATTATTCCTCCCGTCCTCGCACAACGAGAAATAGATTTTGCGACTCAAGGTTGTCGCGGTGTTCCCCAGGAAGCATATTTTATGACAGAGAATTATCACATTAATATTTGTCAAGGACAATCGGGTTTATTCATGGCGGTCAGTTATCGTAATGGACAACTGTTTGATCGCTTTTCTGTGCAACAACAGCGAGACGGTTATGCGGGAAATTCTCAAAAAGCATCCTATCAAGTGAACTCCAGAAGCTTCACAATTCAACCGAATAATAATCAAAGACCAATTACAGAACGGGTACTCAGAACCCAAGGAAATCAACGACCCCAAGAATCAAAAGTAACTGGAACAATTACTTACCGTCAACGCATTGCATTACCTCCAAATTCAACTGTTGTTGTTACATTACAAGATACAACCAGTCCAAATCGTGCACCTCGAAATATTGCTCAACAAACCATTCCGTTACGGGGTCAACAGGTTCCGGTTCCCTTTTCTTTGATTTATAATCCCGCCCAAATTCAACAGAATGGGATTTATAGAATTCGGGCAGAAATTTATGTTAATGGTCGATTAACTTGGGCAAATATGGGTCAAGATCGGGTAATTACGAGAGGGTATCCTAATAATATTGAAGTGATTGTACAACAGCTTAATTAG
- a CDS encoding ABC transporter permease has protein sequence MKWWQRLKTNPLAQFGAGILLLFYVIVIAADFVAPYSPYESQLNASLLPPTQIYWYNQQGEWIGPHVYPTTQGPVDIETGIRQLNVDKSQPSPVRFFVQGEPYKILGIIPFNRHLFGTIGAGQINLVGTDEQARDQFSRIIFGGRISLTIGLVGILISFPLGMIFGGISGYFGGWLDTFIMRSVEVLMIIPGLYLLVALVGVLPPQITSTQRFLLIVVIISFISWAGLARVIRGQVLSIKEQQFVQASRAIGANSFYIITRHILPQTATYLIISATLSIPSFIIAESVLSFLGLGIQQPDPSWGNLLSSATNASILVLQPWLIWPPAILIILTVLAFNLLGDGLRDALDPRSLQR, from the coding sequence ATGAAATGGTGGCAACGACTTAAAACTAATCCTTTAGCTCAATTTGGAGCCGGAATTTTATTGTTATTTTATGTGATCGTCATTGCAGCAGATTTTGTTGCGCCTTATAGTCCTTATGAATCGCAACTGAACGCTTCATTATTGCCACCGACTCAAATTTATTGGTATAACCAACAAGGGGAATGGATTGGCCCCCATGTTTACCCCACAACTCAAGGCCCGGTGGATATTGAAACGGGAATTCGTCAACTTAATGTTGATAAAAGTCAGCCGAGTCCTGTCCGATTTTTTGTCCAGGGAGAACCCTATAAAATATTAGGAATTATCCCGTTTAATCGACATTTATTTGGCACAATTGGAGCCGGACAAATTAACCTAGTGGGAACCGATGAACAAGCCAGAGATCAATTTAGTCGGATTATTTTTGGAGGTCGAATTAGTCTCACTATTGGATTAGTAGGAATTCTAATTTCGTTCCCGTTAGGAATGATTTTTGGAGGAATTTCTGGTTATTTTGGCGGATGGTTAGATACTTTTATTATGCGAAGTGTTGAAGTATTAATGATAATTCCTGGGTTATATTTGTTGGTGGCATTAGTAGGGGTATTACCCCCGCAAATAACCAGTACCCAGCGTTTTTTATTGATTGTGGTGATTATTTCCTTTATTAGTTGGGCTGGGTTAGCACGAGTAATTCGAGGACAAGTTTTATCGATTAAAGAACAACAATTTGTTCAAGCTTCACGGGCTATAGGAGCTAATTCTTTCTATATTATTACTCGTCATATTTTACCCCAAACCGCAACCTATCTCATTATTTCGGCTACATTATCAATTCCCAGTTTCATCATTGCAGAATCAGTTTTAAGCTTTTTAGGTTTAGGAATTCAACAACCCGATCCCTCTTGGGGAAACTTACTTTCTTCGGCAACAAATGCCTCAATTTTAGTGTTACAACCTTGGTTAATTTGGCCTCCTGCTATTTTAATTATTTTAACGGTATTAGCTTTTAATTTATTAGGAGATGGGTTAAGAGATGCCCTTGATCCTCGGAGTCTGCAACGATAA
- a CDS encoding NAD(P)/FAD-dependent oxidoreductase has product MLTDKSGCRNVVIVGGGPSGLAIALMLAKRGWTEITVLEKRKTADYYEPDKAFNYQIDGRGQKLLDWLGLTPNLAEMSVSSQEFYLTIIQLNGKRKTIKLPFINPNRKTAYWLPRRTFVSLLYEEIERNWQQQITVLFETKCIELNQKQEQLQVIVELKNSELKRFTPGFVVGCDGLNSIVRQTLNDWEKPDNHRFEMQYFPSPSSGLRYQVLTLPPQFPLSNQLDDQSVCTMAYAIRGKAVEGQKKISLGLLPMKNPDEPRTANIITYPHHKIWTLKTNQELYRFLEQSFPQLSIRDIISESEITRFVNSQGGVFPVPQFCSGLHFLLKSDQTFSAILLLGDAVHCFPPDIGQGVNSALEDVYILQQILEETQDDLLLALPLYEARRSGDIEALIRLAQTTFPWQYNQNGFRRKLWDINFLIRLLLNRFLPFFFSPPAFLMIQDYQLSYQEIWHQNQRTNQRFLILGVTLLGLLFLLGFSFNV; this is encoded by the coding sequence ATGTTAACTGATAAATCTGGATGTCGAAATGTTGTGATTGTTGGAGGCGGCCCATCGGGACTAGCGATCGCTTTAATGTTAGCAAAACGGGGCTGGACAGAAATTACTGTTTTAGAAAAACGAAAAACGGCTGACTATTACGAACCGGATAAAGCGTTTAACTATCAAATTGATGGTCGAGGTCAAAAATTATTAGATTGGCTAGGATTAACCCCAAACCTAGCAGAAATGAGTGTTTCTAGTCAAGAATTTTACTTAACGATAATTCAACTTAATGGAAAGCGAAAAACGATAAAATTACCCTTTATTAATCCTAATCGAAAAACAGCTTATTGGTTGCCTCGAAGAACCTTTGTTTCTTTACTTTATGAAGAAATTGAACGCAATTGGCAACAGCAAATCACTGTTTTATTTGAAACAAAATGTATTGAATTAAATCAGAAACAGGAACAATTGCAGGTCATTGTTGAATTAAAAAATAGCGAATTAAAGCGTTTTACACCTGGTTTTGTAGTCGGTTGTGATGGTTTAAATTCTATTGTTCGTCAAACCCTAAACGACTGGGAAAAACCTGATAATCATCGCTTTGAAATGCAATATTTTCCCTCGCCTAGTTCAGGACTGCGCTATCAAGTTTTAACCTTACCGCCTCAATTTCCGCTTTCAAACCAGCTAGATGATCAATCTGTCTGTACAATGGCTTATGCAATTCGGGGTAAAGCCGTAGAAGGTCAGAAGAAAATTTCTTTGGGTTTATTACCGATGAAAAATCCCGATGAACCTCGAACTGCTAATATTATTACTTATCCTCATCATAAAATTTGGACTCTAAAAACAAATCAAGAATTATATCGTTTTTTAGAACAATCTTTCCCTCAATTATCCATTCGTGATATTATTTCTGAGTCTGAAATTACACGATTTGTCAACAGTCAAGGTGGTGTTTTTCCCGTTCCTCAATTTTGTTCAGGATTACACTTTTTATTAAAATCTGATCAAACTTTCTCTGCCATCCTCTTATTAGGAGATGCAGTCCATTGTTTTCCCCCGGATATTGGTCAAGGGGTCAACTCAGCGTTAGAAGATGTCTATATTTTACAACAGATTCTCGAAGAAACTCAAGATGATTTATTGTTAGCTTTACCGCTATATGAAGCTCGACGTTCTGGAGATATTGAAGCGTTAATTCGTTTAGCTCAAACGACTTTTCCTTGGCAATATAACCAAAATGGGTTCCGTCGAAAGTTATGGGATATAAACTTTTTAATTAGACTGCTTCTGAATCGATTTTTGCCTTTCTTTTTCAGTCCTCCTGCATTTTTAATGATTCAAGATTATCAACTCAGTTATCAAGAAATTTGGCATCAAAACCAACGCACAAATCAACGTTTTCTCATCCTCGGTGTAACGCTGTTAGGCCTATTATTTCTTCTGGGATTCAGTTTTAACGTCTAA
- a CDS encoding Npun_R2479 family HD domain-containing metalloprotein, with protein sequence MFFNATQLLIDNFVEQLRSGYHHTYGGFNAHYGDIVAWAGGMALENIANSDALYHDVEHTIIVTLVGQEILRGKHIREGGVSSEDWLHFMISLVCHDIGYVKGVCRQDREGYYATGCDENRVLLPFGCTDASLMPYHVDRAKLFIKERFGGHPLIDAKVIQSNIELTRFPVPQKSDHQDTIHYPGLVRAADLIGQLSDPRYLQKISALFYEFEETGFNQKAGYHNPGELRRNYPQFYWHKVYPYIKDSLRYLSLTQQGQQIIANLHANVFLVEHEETIKEVVMV encoded by the coding sequence ATGTTTTTTAATGCAACTCAACTTTTAATTGATAACTTTGTTGAACAACTTCGCTCAGGATATCATCATACCTATGGGGGATTTAATGCCCATTATGGGGATATTGTCGCTTGGGCTGGAGGGATGGCTTTAGAAAATATTGCCAATAGCGATGCCCTCTATCATGATGTTGAACATACCATAATCGTTACATTAGTCGGTCAGGAAATTTTACGCGGAAAACATATCCGTGAAGGTGGGGTTTCTAGCGAAGATTGGCTGCATTTTATGATCTCTCTAGTTTGTCATGATATTGGTTATGTTAAAGGGGTTTGTCGCCAAGATCGAGAGGGATATTATGCCACAGGATGTGATGAAAACAGGGTACTTTTGCCCTTTGGATGTACAGATGCGAGTTTAATGCCTTATCATGTTGATCGGGCTAAATTGTTTATTAAAGAACGATTTGGGGGACATCCTTTAATTGATGCAAAAGTCATTCAATCTAATATTGAACTGACGCGATTTCCAGTTCCTCAAAAATCCGATCATCAAGATACAATCCATTATCCCGGTTTAGTGCGGGCGGCGGATTTAATTGGTCAATTAAGTGATCCTCGATATCTTCAAAAAATTAGTGCCTTATTTTATGAGTTTGAAGAAACAGGATTTAATCAAAAAGCAGGCTATCATAATCCCGGAGAGTTGCGAAGAAATTACCCTCAATTTTATTGGCATAAAGTTTATCCCTATATTAAAGATAGTCTACGGTACTTATCTTTAACTCAGCAAGGCCAACAAATTATTGCCAATCTGCACGCCAATGTCTTCCTGGTTGAACATGAGGAAACCATCAAGGAGGTTGTTATGGTTTAA
- the psaB gene encoding photosystem I core protein PsaB codes for MAAKFPKFDQGLAQDPTTRRIWYGIATAHDFESHDGMNEENLYQKIFASHFGHLAIIFLWTSGNLFHVAWQGNFEQWIRDPLHIRPIAHAIWDPQFGKPAVEAFSQAGAINPVNIAYSGVYHWWYTIGMRTNAELYQGAVFLLLLAALFLFAGWLHLQPKYRPSLSWFKNAESRLNHHLAGLFGVSCLAWTGHLVHVAIPESRGQHVGWDNFLTTLPHPAGLKPFFTANWGVYAQNPDTAQHVFGSSDGAGTAILTFLGGFHPQTESLWLTDIAHHHLAIAVIFIIAGHMYRTNFGIGHSIKEMLNSKDPLFGVPTEGQFNLPHQGLYDTYNNSLHFQLGIHLAALGVVTSLVAQHMYSMPPYAFIARDYTTQSALYTHHQYIAGFLMVGAFAHAAIFWVRDYDPDQNKGNVLDRVLNHKEAIISHLSWVSLFLGFHTLGIYVHNDVVVAFGTPEKQILIEPVFAQFIQAAHGKALYAMDVLLANPDSIAHTAWPNHGNVWLPGWLDAINSGKNSLFLTIGPGDFLVHHAIALGLHTTTLICVKGALDARGTKLMPDKKDFGFTFPCDGPGRGGTCQTSAWEQSFFLATFWMLNTLGWITFYFHWKHLGVWQGNVAQFNESSTYIMGWFRDYLWLYSAQVINGYNPYGTSNLSVWAWMFLFGHLVWATGFMFLISWRGYWQELIETLVWAHERTPLANLVIWKDKPVSLSIVQGWLTGLVHFTVGYILTYAAFLLASTAGKFG; via the coding sequence ATGGCAGCGAAATTCCCAAAATTTGATCAAGGTCTTGCTCAAGACCCAACCACTCGCCGAATTTGGTACGGGATTGCCACGGCCCATGATTTTGAAAGCCATGATGGCATGAACGAGGAAAATCTCTATCAAAAGATTTTTGCCTCTCATTTTGGTCATTTGGCGATTATTTTTTTATGGACATCCGGCAACCTGTTCCATGTCGCTTGGCAAGGAAATTTTGAACAGTGGATTCGAGATCCCCTGCACATTCGTCCCATTGCCCATGCCATCTGGGACCCCCAATTTGGCAAACCGGCAGTGGAAGCCTTCTCCCAAGCCGGAGCTATAAACCCCGTTAATATTGCCTATTCGGGCGTTTATCATTGGTGGTATACCATTGGGATGAGAACCAACGCCGAGCTTTATCAAGGCGCTGTTTTCCTCCTGCTTTTGGCGGCATTGTTTCTATTTGCGGGCTGGTTACACCTTCAACCCAAATATCGTCCGAGTTTGTCTTGGTTCAAAAATGCGGAGTCCCGCCTTAACCACCACTTAGCGGGTTTATTTGGGGTCAGTTGTCTAGCCTGGACAGGCCATTTAGTTCATGTTGCCATTCCTGAATCCCGTGGCCAGCACGTCGGATGGGATAACTTCTTGACCACGTTACCCCATCCGGCCGGACTCAAACCCTTCTTTACTGCAAATTGGGGGGTTTATGCCCAAAATCCTGATACGGCGCAGCACGTTTTTGGCTCATCGGACGGGGCAGGAACGGCGATTTTAACGTTTTTGGGTGGGTTTCATCCCCAAACTGAATCGTTATGGCTGACGGATATTGCTCATCACCATTTAGCGATCGCGGTGATCTTTATTATTGCGGGTCATATGTACCGAACCAACTTCGGCATTGGCCACAGTATTAAAGAGATGTTGAACTCGAAAGATCCGTTGTTTGGGGTTCCCACTGAAGGACAGTTCAACTTACCCCACCAAGGTTTGTATGATACCTATAACAACTCCCTGCATTTTCAGTTAGGAATTCACCTGGCTGCGTTGGGGGTGGTGACATCGCTGGTGGCGCAGCATATGTATTCCATGCCACCCTATGCGTTTATCGCCAGGGATTATACAACCCAATCGGCACTGTATACCCATCATCAATATATTGCTGGGTTCCTCATGGTCGGAGCCTTTGCCCATGCGGCTATCTTCTGGGTTCGAGACTATGACCCCGACCAAAACAAAGGCAACGTTTTAGATCGGGTTTTGAATCACAAAGAAGCGATTATTTCCCATTTAAGTTGGGTGTCTCTATTTTTGGGATTCCATACCCTGGGTATATACGTTCACAATGATGTCGTCGTTGCCTTTGGGACACCGGAAAAGCAAATTTTGATTGAACCTGTATTTGCTCAGTTCATTCAAGCGGCTCATGGTAAAGCCCTTTATGCAATGGATGTGTTACTGGCGAACCCAGACAGTATTGCCCATACTGCTTGGCCAAATCATGGGAATGTTTGGCTACCCGGTTGGTTAGATGCGATTAATTCCGGTAAGAATTCATTGTTTTTAACCATTGGCCCTGGGGACTTCTTAGTTCACCATGCGATCGCTTTGGGTCTACACACCACCACCTTAATTTGTGTCAAAGGTGCGTTAGATGCCCGTGGCACTAAACTGATGCCTGATAAAAAAGACTTCGGTTTTACCTTCCCTTGTGATGGCCCTGGACGGGGGGGCACTTGTCAAACGTCGGCTTGGGAGCAATCGTTCTTCCTAGCAACTTTCTGGATGTTGAATACCCTCGGTTGGATCACGTTCTATTTCCACTGGAAACATTTAGGGGTGTGGCAAGGAAACGTTGCTCAATTTAATGAAAGCTCAACCTATATTATGGGTTGGTTTCGGGATTACCTCTGGCTGTATTCGGCTCAGGTGATCAATGGTTACAACCCCTACGGAACCAGTAACCTCTCGGTTTGGGCCTGGATGTTTCTGTTCGGACATTTGGTTTGGGCCACTGGGTTTATGTTCTTGATCTCTTGGCGAGGCTATTGGCAAGAACTGATTGAAACGTTAGTTTGGGCCCATGAACGCACCCCTCTGGCGAACCTTGTGATCTGGAAAGACAAACCGGTTTCGCTGTCAATTGTTCAAGGATGGTTAACGGGTTTAGTTCACTTTACGGTGGGCTATATCCTCACCTATGCCGCGTTCCTACTGGCTTCAACGGCTGGAAAATTTGGCTGA